One window of the Balaenoptera ricei isolate mBalRic1 chromosome X, mBalRic1.hap2, whole genome shotgun sequence genome contains the following:
- the MID1IP1 gene encoding mid1-interacting protein 1 translates to MMQICDTYNQKHSLFNAMNRFIGAVNNMDQTVMVPSLLRDVPLAEPGLDNGVGVEVGGSGGCLEERTPPAPGPGSGNGSFFAPSRDMYSHYVLLKSIRNDIEWGVLQQPPPAAGSEEGSAWKSKDILVDLSHLEGADAGEEDLEQQFHYHLRGLHTVLSKLTRKANILTNRYKQEIGFSNWGH, encoded by the coding sequence ATGATGCAGATTTGCGACACCTACAACCAGAAGCACTCGCTCTTTAACGCCATGAATCGCTTCATCGGCGCCGTGAACAACATGGACCAGACGGTGATGGTGCCCAGCCTGCTGCGCGACGTGCCACTGGCCGAGCCCGGGCTGGACAACGGCGTCGGCGTGGAGGTAGGCGGCAGTGGCGGCTGCCTGGAGGAGCGCacgcccccggcccccggcccgggCAGCGGCAACGGCAGCTTTTTCGCGCCCTCCCGGGACATGTACAGCCACTACGTGCTGCTCAAGTCCATCCGCAACGACATCGAGTGGGGGGTCCTGCAGCAGCCGCCGCCGGCGGCGGGGAGCGAGGAGGGGAGCGCCTGGAAGTCCAAGGACATCCTGGTGGACCTGAGCCACCTGGAGGGCGCGGACGCCGGCGAGGAGGACCTGGAACAGCAGTTCCACTACCACCTGCGCGGGCTGCACACTGTGCTCTCCAAACTCACGCGCAAAGCCAACATCCTCACTAATAGATACAAGCAGGAGATCGGCTTCAGCAATTGGGGGCACTGA